From Etheostoma cragini isolate CJK2018 chromosome 1, CSU_Ecrag_1.0, whole genome shotgun sequence, a single genomic window includes:
- the LOC117942432 gene encoding histone-binding protein RBBP7 isoform X2, producing the protein MADKEVYDDAVEERVINEEYKIWKKNTPFLYDLVMTHALEWPSLTVQWLPDVSRPEGKDYAVHRLVLGTHTSDEQNHLVIASVQVPNDDAQFDASHYDSEKGEFGGFGSVSGKIEIEIKINHEGEVNRARYMPQNHCIIATKTPTSDVLVFDYNKHPTKPDPSGECSPDLRLKGHQKEGYGLSWNPNLSGNLLSASDDHTICLWDIGAGPKERKIVDAKTIFTGHTAVVEDVSWHLLHESLFGSVADDQKLMIWDTRSNTTSKASHAVDAHTAEVNCLSFNPYSEFILATGSADKTVALWDLRNLKLKLHSFESHKDEIFQVQWSPHNETILASSGTDRRLNVWDLSKIGEEQSAEDAEDGPPELLFIHGGHTAKISDFSWNPNEPWVICSVSEDNIMQVWQMAENIYNDEEPDNTPASELEAQGS; encoded by the exons ATGGCTGATAAAGAGG TGTATGACGATGCTGTGGAAGAAAGGGTCATCAATGAAGAGTACAAGatttggaagaaaaacacacctTTCCTTTATGACCTGGTGATGACGCATGCGCTGGAGTGGCCCAGCCTTACTGTCCAGTGGCTTCCAGATGTCAGCAG GCCCGAGGGAAAGGACTACGCAGTACACCGGCTGGTGTTAGGGACCCATACGTCCGATGAGCAGAATCACCTGGTGATTGCCAGCGTCCAAGTACCAAATGATGACGCCCAGTTTGATGCCTCGCACTACGACAGCGAGAAAGGAG AGTTTGGTGGATTTGGTTCAGTGAGTGGGAAAATCGAGATTGAAATTAAGATCAACCACGAGGGAGAGGTCAACAGAGCCCGCTACATGCCCCAGAACCACTGCATCATCGCCACCAAGACCCCCACCTCTGACGTGCTGGTCTTCGACTACAATAAGCACCCGACTAAGCCAG atcCCAGCGGGGAGTGCAGTCCTGACCTGCGGCTGAAAGGCCACCAGAAAGAAGGCTATGGGCTTTCCTGGAATCCCAACCTTAGCGGCAACTTACTCAGCGCCTCTGACGACCAC ACCATCTGTCTATGGGACATCGGGGCGGGCCCAAAGGAAAGGAAGATTGTGGATGCCAAGACCATCTTCACCGGACACACAGCGGTGGTGGAAGATGTTTCCTGGCATTTACTCCACGAATCCCTGTTTGGCTCAGTGGCAGACGACCAGAAACTCATGAT ATGGGACACTCGGTCCAACACCACATCCAAAGCCAGCCACGCCGTGGACGCTCACACTGCTGAGGTCAACTGTCTCAGCTTCAACCCCTACAGCGAGTTCATCCTCGCCACCGGCTCTGCTGACAag aCTGTTGCACTGTGGGATCTAAGGAACCTCAAACTGAAGCTCCACTCCTTTGAGTCCCACAAAGATGAAATTTTCCAG GTCCAATGGTCTCCACACAATGAAACCATCCTGGCGTCCAGCGGCACCGACCGGCGACTCAACGTCTGGGACCTCAG TAAAATCGGGGAGGAGCAGTCAGCAGAAGATGCTGAGGATGGCCCACCAGAGCTGCTG TTCATCCACGGTGGGCACACAGCCAAGATCTCCGACTTCTCCTGGAACCCCAACGAACCCTGGGTCATCTGCTCGGTGTCAGAGGACAACATCATGCAAGTCTGGCAGATG GCGGAGAACATCTACAATGACGAGGAGCCGGACAACACCCCTGCATCAGAGCTGGAGGCTCAGGGATCATAA
- the LOC117942432 gene encoding histone-binding protein RBBP7 isoform X1 — MADKEVYDDAVEERVINEEYKIWKKNTPFLYDLVMTHALEWPSLTVQWLPDVSRPEGKDYAVHRLVLGTHTSDEQNHLVIASVQVPNDDAQFDASHYDSEKGAEFGGFGSVSGKIEIEIKINHEGEVNRARYMPQNHCIIATKTPTSDVLVFDYNKHPTKPDPSGECSPDLRLKGHQKEGYGLSWNPNLSGNLLSASDDHTICLWDIGAGPKERKIVDAKTIFTGHTAVVEDVSWHLLHESLFGSVADDQKLMIWDTRSNTTSKASHAVDAHTAEVNCLSFNPYSEFILATGSADKTVALWDLRNLKLKLHSFESHKDEIFQVQWSPHNETILASSGTDRRLNVWDLSKIGEEQSAEDAEDGPPELLFIHGGHTAKISDFSWNPNEPWVICSVSEDNIMQVWQMAENIYNDEEPDNTPASELEAQGS, encoded by the exons ATGGCTGATAAAGAGG TGTATGACGATGCTGTGGAAGAAAGGGTCATCAATGAAGAGTACAAGatttggaagaaaaacacacctTTCCTTTATGACCTGGTGATGACGCATGCGCTGGAGTGGCCCAGCCTTACTGTCCAGTGGCTTCCAGATGTCAGCAG GCCCGAGGGAAAGGACTACGCAGTACACCGGCTGGTGTTAGGGACCCATACGTCCGATGAGCAGAATCACCTGGTGATTGCCAGCGTCCAAGTACCAAATGATGACGCCCAGTTTGATGCCTCGCACTACGACAGCGAGAAAGGAG CAGAGTTTGGTGGATTTGGTTCAGTGAGTGGGAAAATCGAGATTGAAATTAAGATCAACCACGAGGGAGAGGTCAACAGAGCCCGCTACATGCCCCAGAACCACTGCATCATCGCCACCAAGACCCCCACCTCTGACGTGCTGGTCTTCGACTACAATAAGCACCCGACTAAGCCAG atcCCAGCGGGGAGTGCAGTCCTGACCTGCGGCTGAAAGGCCACCAGAAAGAAGGCTATGGGCTTTCCTGGAATCCCAACCTTAGCGGCAACTTACTCAGCGCCTCTGACGACCAC ACCATCTGTCTATGGGACATCGGGGCGGGCCCAAAGGAAAGGAAGATTGTGGATGCCAAGACCATCTTCACCGGACACACAGCGGTGGTGGAAGATGTTTCCTGGCATTTACTCCACGAATCCCTGTTTGGCTCAGTGGCAGACGACCAGAAACTCATGAT ATGGGACACTCGGTCCAACACCACATCCAAAGCCAGCCACGCCGTGGACGCTCACACTGCTGAGGTCAACTGTCTCAGCTTCAACCCCTACAGCGAGTTCATCCTCGCCACCGGCTCTGCTGACAag aCTGTTGCACTGTGGGATCTAAGGAACCTCAAACTGAAGCTCCACTCCTTTGAGTCCCACAAAGATGAAATTTTCCAG GTCCAATGGTCTCCACACAATGAAACCATCCTGGCGTCCAGCGGCACCGACCGGCGACTCAACGTCTGGGACCTCAG TAAAATCGGGGAGGAGCAGTCAGCAGAAGATGCTGAGGATGGCCCACCAGAGCTGCTG TTCATCCACGGTGGGCACACAGCCAAGATCTCCGACTTCTCCTGGAACCCCAACGAACCCTGGGTCATCTGCTCGGTGTCAGAGGACAACATCATGCAAGTCTGGCAGATG GCGGAGAACATCTACAATGACGAGGAGCCGGACAACACCCCTGCATCAGAGCTGGAGGCTCAGGGATCATAA
- the hdgfl3 gene encoding hepatoma-derived growth factor-related protein 3 isoform X2 — MARPRPREYKAGDLVFAKMKGYPHWPARIDELPEGAVKPPANKYPIFFFGTHETAFLGPKDLLPYKEYKDKFGKSNKRKGFNEGLWEIENNPGVKFTGYQAIQQQCSSETEEGGNAADGSSEGDSVEEEDDKEKLKGDKTGSKRKKTATSKKSSKLSRISSGEDDLEKDGKDEDQKSGSEGGDPDNDILQNTTDSKQLLIEEH, encoded by the exons ATGGCTCGACCACGGCCGCGCGAATACAAGGCAGGAGATTTGGTTTTCGCTAAGATGAAGGGATACCCGCACTGGCCGGCGAGG ATTGATGAGCTTCCTGAAGGAGCTGTCAAACCGCCTGCCAACAAGTACCCCATCTTCTTCTTTGGGACCCATGAAAC TGCATTTTTGGGCCCGAAGGATCTTCTGCCCTACAAGGAGTATAAAGACAAGTTTGGCAAGTCCAACAAGAGGAAAGGCTTCAATGAGGGCCTGTGGGAGATCGAAAACAACCCCGGAGTCAAGTTTACAGGCTATCAG GCCATCCAGCAACAGTGTTCGTCAGAAACAGAAGAGGGAGGAAACGCTGCTGATGGCAGCAGTGAGGGCGACTCTGTTGAGGAGGAAGATGACAAGGAAAAGCTGAAGGGAGACAAGACCGGATCCAAACGGAAAAAGACAGCCACCTCCAAG AAATCCTCCAAGCTGTCGAGGATCTCATCTGGGGAGGACGACCTGGAGAAGGATGGGAAAGATGAAGACCAGAAGAGCGGCTCAGAAGGAGGAGACCCTGACAACGACATCCTCCAAAATACCACCGACAGTAAG CAGCTGCTCATAGAAGAACATTAG
- the hdgfl3 gene encoding hepatoma-derived growth factor-related protein 3 isoform X3, protein MARPRPREYKAGDLVFAKMKGYPHWPARIDELPEGAVKPPANKYPIFFFGTHETAFLGPKDLLPYKEYKDKFGKSNKRKGFNEGLWEIENNPGVKFTGYQAIQQQCSSETEEGGNAADGSSEGDSVEEEDDKEKLKGDKTGSKRKKTATSKKSSKLSRISSGEDDLEKDGKDEDQKSGSEGGDPDNDILQNTTDSKLLIEEH, encoded by the exons ATGGCTCGACCACGGCCGCGCGAATACAAGGCAGGAGATTTGGTTTTCGCTAAGATGAAGGGATACCCGCACTGGCCGGCGAGG ATTGATGAGCTTCCTGAAGGAGCTGTCAAACCGCCTGCCAACAAGTACCCCATCTTCTTCTTTGGGACCCATGAAAC TGCATTTTTGGGCCCGAAGGATCTTCTGCCCTACAAGGAGTATAAAGACAAGTTTGGCAAGTCCAACAAGAGGAAAGGCTTCAATGAGGGCCTGTGGGAGATCGAAAACAACCCCGGAGTCAAGTTTACAGGCTATCAG GCCATCCAGCAACAGTGTTCGTCAGAAACAGAAGAGGGAGGAAACGCTGCTGATGGCAGCAGTGAGGGCGACTCTGTTGAGGAGGAAGATGACAAGGAAAAGCTGAAGGGAGACAAGACCGGATCCAAACGGAAAAAGACAGCCACCTCCAAG AAATCCTCCAAGCTGTCGAGGATCTCATCTGGGGAGGACGACCTGGAGAAGGATGGGAAAGATGAAGACCAGAAGAGCGGCTCAGAAGGAGGAGACCCTGACAACGACATCCTCCAAAATACCACCGACAGTAAG CTGCTCATAGAAGAACATTAG
- the hdgfl3 gene encoding hepatoma-derived growth factor-related protein 3 isoform X1 has protein sequence MARPRPREYKAGDLVFAKMKGYPHWPARIDELPEGAVKPPANKYPIFFFGTHETAFLGPKDLLPYKEYKDKFGKSNKRKGFNEGLWEIENNPGVKFTGYQAIQQQCSSETEEGGNAADGSSEGDSVEEEDDKEKLKGDKTGSKRKKTATSKKSSKLSRISSGEDDLEKDGKDEDQKSGSEGGDPDNDILQNTTDSKKQLLIEEH, from the exons ATGGCTCGACCACGGCCGCGCGAATACAAGGCAGGAGATTTGGTTTTCGCTAAGATGAAGGGATACCCGCACTGGCCGGCGAGG ATTGATGAGCTTCCTGAAGGAGCTGTCAAACCGCCTGCCAACAAGTACCCCATCTTCTTCTTTGGGACCCATGAAAC TGCATTTTTGGGCCCGAAGGATCTTCTGCCCTACAAGGAGTATAAAGACAAGTTTGGCAAGTCCAACAAGAGGAAAGGCTTCAATGAGGGCCTGTGGGAGATCGAAAACAACCCCGGAGTCAAGTTTACAGGCTATCAG GCCATCCAGCAACAGTGTTCGTCAGAAACAGAAGAGGGAGGAAACGCTGCTGATGGCAGCAGTGAGGGCGACTCTGTTGAGGAGGAAGATGACAAGGAAAAGCTGAAGGGAGACAAGACCGGATCCAAACGGAAAAAGACAGCCACCTCCAAG AAATCCTCCAAGCTGTCGAGGATCTCATCTGGGGAGGACGACCTGGAGAAGGATGGGAAAGATGAAGACCAGAAGAGCGGCTCAGAAGGAGGAGACCCTGACAACGACATCCTCCAAAATACCACCGACAGTAAG aAGCAGCTGCTCATAGAAGAACATTAG